One genomic region from Pirellulales bacterium encodes:
- a CDS encoding DUF2092 domain-containing protein has translation MRRVVLVALAVSLPMVAACDQQPPAAAPPPVAAAPSAQATAPAPPTAAQPAAQETPRDAKAVLRQLSDFYKERKAFQVDYSQKVVMDFNGMKNNFELQAKIDVERPNRFALRNKNKQLGVDVVCDGRQLAMSMTPLKRYTQSAAPASLDELLANPILLAGADGRGPLFEVFSEHPYEKLMEGVTDDEYVGLEKIGEVEAHHLKFSQEQFDWEIWVAAQDQPRLLRASFDLAKQMAAAGFGNEQLKNAKMTSVQEYQHWQFDAPPAKDAFAFEPPAGAKKVDSFFAGGAATEPERSPLVGKPAPEVEQDLVDGGHFSLKEQKDKKVVVLDFWATWCGPCVQEMPLVAKVADEYRDKGVALYCVNLREDADTIRDFLGQKKLTVTVSLDPQGETARAFGVEGIPMLVLIDKAGVVQSVHVGYSPDLAEKLKEELDAILAGKDLAAEGEHASEEDGADVPAAGPK, from the coding sequence ATGCGCCGCGTCGTTCTTGTCGCTCTCGCTGTTTCACTTCCCATGGTTGCCGCCTGCGATCAACAGCCGCCGGCTGCCGCGCCGCCCCCGGTTGCCGCGGCGCCGAGCGCTCAGGCCACCGCGCCGGCCCCGCCGACGGCGGCCCAACCCGCGGCTCAAGAAACGCCGCGCGACGCCAAGGCCGTGCTGCGGCAACTTTCCGATTTTTACAAAGAGCGCAAAGCGTTCCAGGTCGACTATTCCCAAAAGGTCGTGATGGACTTCAACGGCATGAAAAACAACTTTGAGCTGCAGGCCAAGATCGACGTCGAGCGGCCCAATCGGTTTGCTTTGCGAAACAAGAACAAGCAGCTCGGCGTCGATGTCGTGTGCGACGGCCGACAGCTTGCGATGAGCATGACGCCGCTCAAGCGGTACACGCAGTCGGCCGCGCCGGCGTCTCTCGACGAACTGCTGGCCAACCCCATACTGCTGGCGGGCGCCGACGGTCGCGGGCCCCTGTTCGAAGTCTTTTCAGAGCATCCCTATGAGAAGCTGATGGAAGGGGTGACGGACGACGAATACGTGGGCCTGGAAAAAATCGGCGAGGTGGAAGCCCATCATCTCAAGTTCTCGCAAGAACAATTCGACTGGGAAATCTGGGTGGCGGCCCAAGACCAGCCCCGATTGTTGCGGGCCTCGTTCGACCTCGCCAAGCAGATGGCCGCGGCCGGGTTCGGCAACGAGCAGTTGAAGAACGCCAAGATGACTTCCGTCCAGGAGTACCAGCACTGGCAGTTCGACGCGCCGCCGGCCAAAGACGCCTTCGCCTTCGAGCCGCCGGCCGGCGCCAAGAAGGTCGACAGTTTCTTCGCCGGCGGAGCGGCTACGGAGCCCGAGCGCTCGCCCTTGGTGGGCAAGCCCGCCCCCGAGGTCGAGCAGGACCTCGTCGACGGCGGCCACTTCAGCTTGAAAGAACAGAAAGACAAGAAGGTCGTGGTCCTCGATTTCTGGGCGACGTGGTGCGGGCCGTGCGTGCAGGAGATGCCGCTGGTGGCCAAGGTGGCCGACGAGTATCGCGACAAGGGCGTCGCGCTTTACTGCGTCAACCTGCGCGAAGACGCCGACACCATCCGCGATTTTCTAGGCCAGAAAAAGCTGACCGTCACCGTCAGCCTCGATCCGCAAGGCGAGACGGCCCGTGCCTTCGGAGTCGAGGGCATTCCGATGCTGGTGCTGATTGACAAAGCGGGAGTCGTGCAGAGCGTTCATGTGGGCTATAGTCCGGACCTTGCCGAGAAGCTCAAAGAAGAGCTGGATGCCATTCTCGCCGGCAAGGATCTGGCTGCCGAGGGCGAGCACGCATCGGAGGAAGACGGCGCCGATGTGCCCGCCGCGGGTCCGAAGTGA